The Micrococcales bacterium genome includes a region encoding these proteins:
- a CDS encoding ABC transporter ATP-binding protein: MGHREPVARHRGGNPADRGDRSVVIELDAVDYTYPDGTPALRQVSLAVESGERVALLGPNGAGKTTLALHLNGVLTPQAGEVRVAGRPVGPDTVRETRRIVGLVFQDPDDQLFMPTVRQDVAFGPQNFGLDDLDGRVARALSAVGMQDARDRAPHHLSFGQRRRVAIATVLSMDPQILVLDEPSSNLDPASRRELADVLTSLDVTMLMVTHDLLFALQLCPRSVVLAEGRVQYDGPTRELLADPDLLTRFRLELPYGVVLDPADG, translated from the coding sequence ATGGGCCATCGCGAGCCTGTTGCCCGGCACCGCGGCGGCAATCCTGCTGATCGGGGTGATCGCAGCGTGGTGATCGAACTGGACGCGGTGGACTACACGTACCCCGATGGAACGCCTGCGCTGCGGCAGGTGTCGCTCGCGGTGGAGTCCGGGGAGCGCGTCGCCCTGCTCGGCCCGAACGGTGCCGGAAAGACCACCTTGGCGCTACACCTCAACGGGGTGCTGACCCCGCAAGCCGGCGAGGTGCGCGTCGCCGGTCGGCCCGTGGGCCCTGACACGGTGCGGGAGACGCGCAGGATCGTGGGTCTGGTCTTCCAGGACCCCGACGACCAGCTGTTCATGCCGACCGTGCGCCAGGACGTGGCGTTCGGGCCGCAGAACTTCGGCCTCGACGACCTGGATGGCCGGGTGGCGCGGGCACTGTCCGCTGTCGGTATGCAGGATGCCCGTGACCGGGCCCCGCACCATCTGTCGTTCGGCCAGCGGCGTCGGGTGGCGATCGCGACAGTGCTGAGCATGGATCCGCAGATCCTGGTCCTCGACGAGCCGAGTTCGAACCTGGACCCGGCCAGCAGGCGGGAATTGGCCGACGTCCTGACCTCATTGGACGTGACCATGCTCATGGTGACCCACGACCTGCTGTTCGCCCTGCAACTATGCCCGCGCAGTGTGGTGCTGGCCGAGGGCCGGGTGCAGTACGACGGTCCCACCCGGGAGTTGCTGGCGGACCCGGATCTGCTGACCCGCTTCCGGTTGGAGTTGCCGTACGGCGTCGTTCTCGACCCTGCGGATGGATAG
- the cbiQ gene encoding cobalt ECF transporter T component CbiQ has translation MLDRGYVDAASVPHRLNPAAKVVAITVFVFVVVLTPREWFAVFAGYAALLLSVLVGVGVRPGRIARSLTLEIPFVAFALLLPFVGPDPAGFAGLSVPGMWAAWNILVKASLGVLAATLLAATTLPVDMVAGLQALRLPAPIVAIFTFFIRYVDVVADQWRRMRVAQQARGFNASSPRSWPALARTLGALFVRSFERGERVHLALVSRGYDGKLPPAPAGLPRSWAIASLLPGTAAAILLIGVIAAW, from the coding sequence CTGCTCGACCGCGGTTATGTCGATGCGGCCTCCGTGCCGCATCGCCTGAACCCCGCGGCGAAGGTGGTGGCGATCACGGTATTCGTGTTCGTCGTCGTCCTCACGCCGCGGGAATGGTTCGCGGTCTTCGCGGGGTACGCCGCATTGCTGCTGTCGGTGCTGGTGGGGGTGGGTGTGCGGCCGGGGCGCATCGCGCGCAGTCTCACCCTCGAGATCCCCTTCGTCGCCTTCGCTCTGCTGTTGCCTTTCGTAGGGCCGGATCCGGCCGGATTCGCGGGCCTCTCGGTCCCGGGCATGTGGGCGGCATGGAACATCCTGGTCAAGGCCTCGCTGGGAGTGCTGGCGGCGACGCTGCTGGCGGCGACCACGTTGCCGGTGGACATGGTCGCCGGTTTGCAGGCGTTGCGGCTGCCCGCGCCCATCGTGGCGATCTTCACCTTCTTCATCCGGTACGTCGACGTGGTCGCCGACCAATGGCGTCGCATGCGCGTGGCACAGCAGGCGCGCGGCTTCAACGCCTCCTCGCCGCGGTCGTGGCCGGCCCTGGCCAGGACGCTCGGTGCGCTGTTCGTGCGGTCCTTCGAGCGCGGGGAGCGGGTCCACCTCGCGCTGGTGAGCCGGGGCTATGACGGGAAATTGCCACCGGCGCCGGCGGGTCTGCCGCGATCATGGGCCATCGCGAGCCTGTTGCCCGGCACCGCGGCGGCAATCCTGCTGATCGGGGTGATCGCAGCGTGGTGA
- a CDS encoding CHAP domain-containing protein yields the protein MKLLAAVVAVFTLATAGTAVVGASAVSSPAISTLAPGDAADVDAMLPSGFRNPRSAELAVRWALSQVGAVRDSGFCLRFVDLAFGRASGPPSAHLVWTQSPPELHHTEGTPPRGAVVVWSSAIGGGHGHIAVSLGDGRMVSTTSSAVAILPIRGFADDAYLGWMPPYFYM from the coding sequence ATGAAACTGCTTGCCGCCGTCGTCGCCGTCTTCACACTCGCCACTGCCGGCACCGCCGTGGTGGGGGCATCGGCTGTCAGCAGTCCGGCGATATCGACCCTCGCCCCAGGTGACGCTGCCGACGTCGACGCGATGCTGCCGTCCGGGTTCCGCAACCCGCGTTCCGCCGAGCTGGCTGTGCGCTGGGCGCTGTCCCAGGTCGGCGCCGTGCGCGACAGCGGGTTCTGCCTGCGGTTCGTGGACCTGGCCTTCGGTCGCGCTAGCGGCCCGCCCTCGGCGCACCTGGTGTGGACGCAGTCCCCACCCGAACTGCACCACACGGAGGGCACACCCCCGCGCGGGGCCGTGGTCGTGTGGTCCAGTGCCATCGGCGGAGGTCACGGTCACATCGCGGTGTCCCTCGGCGACGGCCGCATGGTCTCGACGACATCGTCCGCGGTGGCGATCCTGCCCATCCGGGGGTTCGCCGACGACGCCTATCTCGGATGGATGCCGCCGTACTTCTACATGTAG
- a CDS encoding DUF4239 domain-containing protein → MTLVALNWLGLLLGTALGIGTGILLRRYVASREDDSEHAAGGVLTDALAYVSGVLGIMLGLMLFFSVQVYEEVRQSAREEAVALADVFENADYFPSSPADQVRRDTVCLMRSVATDSWTSAENGDLTGDENTAAWAARTRASIGDLPVRTSTQQEAQAQTMSAFQDAQNARQKRILSSAFQLPLIVWLVIDLGVLVFATLMMVSLPDRPRLAIVLIGSCLVFTMGVVGALSMFATPFTHLGVSVKPDDIYGALLRLEDTNPDQDWSPCERLAVSEFG, encoded by the coding sequence GTGACGCTGGTTGCGCTCAATTGGCTCGGACTGCTGCTCGGCACCGCACTGGGCATCGGCACGGGCATCCTCCTGCGTCGCTACGTCGCCAGTCGTGAGGACGATTCCGAACACGCCGCTGGCGGGGTGCTTACCGACGCGCTCGCCTACGTCAGCGGCGTGCTCGGGATCATGCTTGGCCTGATGCTCTTCTTCTCCGTGCAGGTCTACGAGGAGGTACGGCAGAGCGCGCGCGAGGAGGCCGTCGCCCTCGCCGACGTGTTCGAGAACGCCGACTACTTCCCCTCATCACCGGCCGATCAGGTCCGCCGTGACACCGTCTGCCTCATGCGGTCTGTGGCCACAGATTCCTGGACCTCCGCGGAAAACGGTGACCTCACCGGCGACGAGAACACCGCTGCCTGGGCCGCGCGGACGCGCGCCAGCATCGGGGACCTCCCCGTACGCACCAGCACGCAGCAGGAGGCCCAGGCCCAGACGATGTCGGCCTTCCAGGACGCGCAGAACGCCCGCCAGAAACGTATCCTCAGTTCGGCCTTCCAACTACCCCTGATCGTGTGGCTCGTCATCGATCTCGGAGTGCTCGTCTTCGCGACGCTGATGATGGTCAGCCTGCCGGACCGTCCCCGCCTGGCCATCGTCCTCATCGGCTCATGCCTGGTCTTCACGATGGGCGTGGTCGGGGCCCTGAGCATGTTCGCCACGCCATTCACGCACCTGGGCGTTTCGGTCAAGCCCGACGACATCTACGGCGCCTTGCTGCGCCTGGAGGACACCAACCCCGACCAGGACTGGTCGCCCTGTGAACGCCTGGCGGTCTCGGAGTTCGGGTGA
- a CDS encoding M13 family peptidase, with the protein MTLNLQWQDHGVRPQDDFYRHWLGRWLDTFEIPADKAEFASFTDLHDTAQEQLKAIIEDLSAQQPDPGTNAGRIALLFNAFMDTDEIDRVGLDAIADLFAQVDALVSTAELPALFGRLERLGVGSPLGGAVHQDNRDSSRYVLDMWQSGLGMPDRDYYLEETFTSQREAYREHVAAMLQRCGLGGGEDADRIVTLETRLAQGHWTQVANRDPVRTYNQYRLGELSDLTPGYDWGAYLDAIGVTGRIETLNIAQPDYAQACARLLDEVDLADWRPYLRWRILNSFTGLLSEETVQASFEFYGKVLRGVPQMRPRWKRGVDLVEGMVGEALGQEYVGRHFPPENKARMVELVDNLLAAFEVSIDGLAWMTEQTKQEAHAKLKRFTAKIGYPEVWKDYSDMDLVPGQLIASVRAAREWHHDYEVNKLGGPVDRHEWHMNPQTVNAYYNPEMNEIVFPAAILQPPFFTMAADDAVNYGAIGAVIGHEISHGFDDQGSQFDGDGNLRNWWTDADDEAFSDRTRALIDQYAAYEPVDGHTLNGELTLGENIADVSGLAVAYRAYQLSLGGRPAPVVDGLTGQQRFFVGFTHVWRAKTRPEETVRRITIDPHSPPEYRVFGTLVNTDAFFDAFDVKLGDGMWREPSDRVRIW; encoded by the coding sequence ATGACACTCAACCTGCAATGGCAGGACCACGGCGTGCGGCCGCAGGACGACTTCTACCGGCACTGGCTGGGTCGGTGGCTCGACACCTTCGAGATCCCCGCGGACAAGGCGGAGTTCGCCTCGTTCACGGATCTGCATGACACCGCCCAGGAGCAACTCAAGGCCATCATCGAGGACCTGTCTGCGCAGCAACCCGACCCGGGCACCAACGCCGGCCGGATCGCGCTGCTGTTCAACGCCTTCATGGACACCGACGAGATCGACCGAGTGGGACTGGATGCGATCGCGGACCTGTTCGCGCAGGTCGACGCCCTGGTCTCCACCGCCGAGTTGCCTGCCCTGTTCGGCCGGCTGGAACGGCTGGGGGTCGGCTCGCCGCTGGGCGGTGCGGTGCACCAGGACAACCGGGACTCCAGCCGCTACGTCCTGGACATGTGGCAGAGCGGGCTGGGCATGCCGGACCGCGACTACTACCTGGAGGAGACCTTCACGTCGCAGCGGGAGGCCTACCGCGAGCACGTGGCGGCCATGCTGCAGCGCTGCGGTCTGGGTGGTGGCGAGGATGCAGACCGCATCGTGACGCTGGAGACCAGGCTGGCGCAGGGCCATTGGACCCAGGTCGCCAACCGCGATCCGGTGCGGACCTACAACCAGTACCGGCTCGGGGAGTTGAGCGACCTGACGCCGGGCTACGACTGGGGTGCCTACCTCGACGCCATCGGCGTGACGGGTCGCATCGAGACCCTGAACATCGCACAGCCCGACTACGCCCAGGCCTGTGCGCGCTTGCTCGATGAGGTCGACCTGGCCGATTGGCGGCCCTACCTGCGCTGGCGGATCCTGAACTCGTTCACCGGGCTGCTGTCCGAGGAAACGGTCCAGGCCTCGTTCGAGTTCTACGGCAAGGTCCTGCGGGGGGTTCCGCAGATGCGGCCCCGCTGGAAGCGCGGAGTGGACCTGGTGGAAGGCATGGTCGGCGAGGCGCTCGGCCAGGAGTACGTGGGCCGCCACTTCCCGCCGGAGAACAAGGCCCGCATGGTCGAACTGGTGGACAACCTGCTGGCGGCGTTCGAGGTGTCCATCGATGGCCTGGCCTGGATGACGGAGCAGACGAAGCAGGAGGCCCACGCCAAACTCAAGCGCTTCACGGCCAAGATCGGCTACCCGGAGGTCTGGAAGGACTACTCCGACATGGACTTGGTGCCCGGGCAGTTGATTGCGTCGGTACGGGCGGCCCGGGAGTGGCACCACGACTACGAGGTGAACAAGCTCGGCGGCCCGGTCGACCGCCACGAGTGGCACATGAACCCGCAGACGGTCAACGCCTACTACAACCCCGAGATGAACGAGATCGTCTTCCCGGCAGCGATACTGCAGCCGCCGTTCTTCACCATGGCCGCCGACGACGCCGTCAACTACGGCGCCATCGGGGCGGTCATCGGCCACGAGATCTCGCACGGCTTTGACGACCAGGGCTCGCAGTTCGACGGGGACGGCAACCTGCGCAACTGGTGGACCGACGCCGACGACGAGGCGTTCTCCGACCGCACCCGGGCGCTCATCGACCAGTACGCAGCGTACGAACCGGTCGATGGTCACACACTCAACGGTGAGTTGACGCTGGGGGAGAACATCGCCGACGTGTCGGGGCTTGCCGTTGCGTACCGGGCCTACCAACTCTCGCTGGGTGGGCGACCCGCGCCGGTCGTTGACGGGCTGACGGGGCAGCAGCGGTTCTTCGTCGGCTTCACCCACGTATGGCGGGCCAAGACCCGTCCGGAGGAGACTGTCCGCCGGATCACGATCGACCCGCATTCCCCGCCCGAGTACCGGGTGTTCGGGACGCTGGTCAACACCGACGCCTTCTTCGACGCCTTCGATGTCAAACTCGGCGACGGCATGTGGCGCGAACCCTCCGACCGTGTGCGGATCTGGTGA
- a CDS encoding fibronectin type III domain-containing protein — protein sequence MVRSARAGSADRTRLARRGLSGGRVQPSREAGSRWSDRNVVPRRRAGPLPSRRVLDLGRNRVTGISPVRTHRRGHGGSQRAVQRHGYAGDQSIGLQWDPPSATGGAPIDSYRIREFRQPGETFPETPIDTTVTGTTTAMTLSGLTNGRPYRFTVQAINGAAPGDQSSPSAPVTPLGVPEKVTDVKAKRGGPGEAEITWKPPTPSSARAGVTSYEIAVSPGGTLFQFPGDAVTATVPGLQTGVTYTFTVTPISATGRGPESDQSNPLTLPDAPSAPRNVRAAAGSAPGSAVVSWIPPASNGGVPMDSYRVCLLGGTCQDEAGSSQQSTFTGLTAETPLIFTVTGRNEAGLESPPATTPEVSLAAAPDIAIVRGPAEGSFTTPDATIEFATSIDGAAVTCFIDGVGQPCASPLRLTGLADGKHTFRAKAEGPGGAAQTPLLSWMVDSQDPKVAIDDLPAIARKGIPRLRYSGADRGGSGLASYQIRTRQSGVLGNFEEPVIVNDADSSPERVRRLTIGRGKTVCASVRAVDGVGHWSGWSDWSCVSRPLDQASPEGVGEVGPAQGPVLLREEGTQGRGLPFCVVDPDRAHGSRVRDRGGVQRLRTTGSPAQGSTAQGHRPLAGRRRPTGHGRWQACQGVLRGLARLGTWLPAARVAGRRTGNHRWRDDPAPEVTRDPAVLDRQEQRQSSRCHGHGSSSSGITTAAGFCQDVRRDAGCAQLARTAARHRTGHRHGHPPASLRRQS from the coding sequence GTGGTCCGATCCGCTCGGGCCGGTTCAGCCGACCGGACACGACTGGCGCGTCGTGGCCTATCCGGAGGACGGGTCCAGCCCTCTCGAGAAGCTGGTTCCCGGTGGTCAGACCGCAACGTCGTTCCCCGACGTCGCGCCGGGCCGCTACCGAGTCGCCGTGTTCTCGATCTCGGGAGGAACCGAGTCACCGGCATCTCACCCGTCCGAACCCATCGACGTGGTCACGGAGGCTCCCAGCGCGCCGTCCAACGTCACGGGTACGCCGGAGACCAGTCGATCGGTCTGCAGTGGGATCCGCCCTCCGCCACCGGTGGGGCGCCGATCGACAGTTACCGGATCCGCGAGTTCCGGCAGCCGGGCGAAACCTTCCCGGAGACTCCGATCGACACCACGGTGACCGGAACCACCACGGCGATGACGCTGTCCGGCCTGACCAACGGACGCCCGTACCGGTTCACCGTGCAAGCGATCAACGGTGCGGCGCCTGGTGACCAGTCCTCCCCAAGTGCACCGGTCACTCCGCTGGGCGTGCCTGAGAAGGTGACCGACGTGAAGGCCAAGCGCGGTGGCCCTGGAGAGGCGGAGATCACCTGGAAGCCGCCGACGCCGTCATCGGCCCGGGCGGGCGTCACTTCCTATGAGATCGCGGTGTCGCCGGGTGGAACCCTCTTCCAGTTCCCCGGCGATGCGGTCACGGCCACGGTTCCGGGGCTGCAGACAGGCGTGACCTACACGTTCACCGTGACGCCGATCAGTGCCACGGGTCGGGGTCCGGAGTCGGACCAGAGCAACCCCTTGACCCTGCCTGACGCGCCGAGCGCCCCTCGCAACGTGCGTGCGGCGGCAGGGTCGGCGCCGGGTTCGGCGGTCGTCTCCTGGATCCCGCCGGCCAGCAACGGCGGCGTGCCTATGGACAGTTACCGGGTCTGCCTGCTGGGTGGGACATGCCAGGACGAGGCGGGGTCGAGCCAGCAGTCCACGTTCACCGGTCTGACCGCGGAGACACCGCTGATCTTCACCGTGACCGGACGCAACGAGGCCGGCCTCGAGTCGCCGCCTGCCACGACTCCCGAGGTCTCGCTGGCGGCAGCTCCCGACATCGCCATCGTTCGCGGGCCTGCGGAGGGGTCGTTCACCACGCCGGACGCCACGATCGAGTTCGCCACGTCCATCGATGGCGCTGCCGTCACCTGCTTCATCGACGGTGTCGGACAGCCGTGCGCATCGCCGCTGCGGCTGACCGGACTCGCCGACGGGAAGCACACCTTCCGCGCAAAGGCGGAAGGCCCGGGGGGTGCGGCGCAGACGCCACTGCTTTCGTGGATGGTCGACAGCCAGGATCCGAAGGTCGCCATCGACGACCTGCCGGCAATTGCCAGGAAGGGGATCCCGAGGCTTCGGTACTCAGGTGCCGACCGCGGCGGTTCCGGCCTCGCTTCCTACCAGATCCGTACACGCCAGAGCGGGGTCCTGGGGAACTTCGAAGAACCAGTAATCGTCAATGACGCCGACTCGTCCCCGGAGCGCGTACGTCGGCTCACGATCGGGCGGGGCAAGACCGTCTGTGCCAGCGTTCGCGCCGTCGACGGGGTCGGCCACTGGTCCGGGTGGTCTGATTGGAGTTGCGTGAGCCGCCCGCTCGATCAGGCCTCCCCTGAAGGCGTCGGGGAGGTGGGCCCCGCTCAAGGGCCGGTTCTTCTCCGAGAAGAAGGCACTCAGGGCCGTGGACTACCGTTCTGCGTTGTCGATCCGGATCGGGCGCACGGAAGCCGTGTCCGTGACCGCGGTGGCGTGCAGCGACTGCGGACGACTGGAAGTCCGGCACAGGGGTCAACTGCTCAAGGTCATCGACCTCTCGCAGGCCGGCGCCGACCGACAGGGCACGGCCGCTGGCAGGCATGCCAAGGAGTTCTCCGTGGATTGGCCCGCCTCGGCACGTGGCTACCTGCGGCTCGTGTCGCTGGGCGGAGGACCGGTAATCATCGATGGCGTGACGATCCAGCGCCGGAGGTGACGCGGGATCCAGCTGTCCTCGATCGCCAGGAGCAACGGCAGTCCTCGCGCTGCCACGGACACGGATCGTCCTCGTCTGGCATCACCACGGCCGCTGGATTCTGCCAGGATGTCCGGCGTGACGCTGGTTGCGCTCAATTGGCTCGGACTGCTGCTCGGCACCGCACTGGGCATCGGCACGGGCATCCTCCTGCGTCGCTACGTCGCCAGTCGTGA
- the bcp gene encoding thioredoxin-dependent thiol peroxidase, giving the protein MSMNVRLEPGDPAPDFALTDDQGNTVRLSDFAGSTVVLYAYPAAMTPGCTTQACDFRDSLDALNAAGVKVVGISPDAPEKLAKFRDRDTLTFPLVSDPHHEVLEAYGAWGEKSLYGKKYVGVIRSTFVINSDGKIDRAMYNVKAKGHVAKLRAELGL; this is encoded by the coding sequence TTGTCCATGAACGTCCGACTTGAACCCGGCGACCCCGCCCCCGATTTCGCCCTCACCGACGATCAGGGCAACACCGTGCGCCTGTCCGACTTCGCCGGCTCCACGGTTGTGCTCTACGCCTACCCCGCCGCCATGACTCCGGGCTGCACGACACAGGCCTGCGACTTCCGCGACTCGCTGGACGCCCTGAACGCCGCCGGCGTGAAAGTGGTCGGGATCAGCCCCGACGCACCGGAGAAGCTGGCCAAGTTCCGCGATCGCGACACACTCACTTTCCCGCTGGTCAGTGACCCGCACCACGAGGTGCTGGAGGCCTACGGAGCGTGGGGCGAGAAGAGCCTCTACGGCAAGAAGTACGTCGGCGTGATCCGTTCGACGTTCGTCATCAACAGTGACGGGAAGATCGACCGGGCCATGTACAACGTCAAGGCCAAGGGACACGTCGCGAAACTGCGCGCCGAATTGGGCCTCTGA
- a CDS encoding MFS transporter, with translation MRTRHRNLRHSGRTSASRRDLLTGDQRRVLAGVCIVVGAATTVPASYNYMVVPMLEGLGASEEQGSLLRQLPSIAGLLVIFLAGILGHRWGERRFITRCGILFTVGNAVVAVAPVMAVAVAGLVLESIGASGFIVVALALLSSTVSDKQARASAFSTYAMVGPIVYLAMPLLTGLLLDHSSWRLVAAVWALSGLVILMASRKYLPRTEDSGDSRELLTPALAGVLLMAAVQFLSAANRDGLLSAGALVRLGMTVIAFAALAWALRRTESPSLSLAALEQGGMFLLLIIVILMSFANLWFYMTVGLQYIYGLNALQTAVALLPAQAAAIVGAVITRWLLRERGITVAGSVMLLGLAVSLLLSALISPGSPMWVLVLVTGLYAVASVGAGIPLTNAVMDLAPPGEDGSASAFRSAAGNIGGAVGVIVMSTIVFNTFSASLSSTLESEGLTSPQSVQIAESIREGVTSENVAANYAVPVEQVEQIADAQRDAMVDGLRAHGVSGAAFTGVCLVVFLWSRRRFPHDSAASAT, from the coding sequence GTGCGAACGCGCCATCGCAACCTCCGCCACTCGGGACGCACCTCCGCGTCGCGACGCGACCTGCTCACCGGTGACCAGCGTCGTGTACTCGCGGGGGTCTGCATCGTGGTGGGCGCGGCCACCACAGTCCCGGCCAGTTACAACTACATGGTCGTCCCCATGCTGGAGGGCCTCGGGGCAAGTGAGGAGCAGGGCTCGCTGTTGCGGCAGCTCCCCAGCATCGCCGGACTCCTCGTCATCTTCCTCGCCGGCATCCTCGGTCACCGCTGGGGAGAGCGTCGCTTCATCACCAGGTGCGGGATCCTTTTCACCGTTGGAAACGCCGTGGTCGCGGTGGCGCCCGTCATGGCTGTCGCCGTGGCGGGCCTCGTGCTCGAAAGCATCGGCGCCTCGGGGTTCATCGTGGTCGCGCTCGCCCTGCTCAGTTCGACGGTGTCGGACAAGCAGGCGCGCGCTTCTGCGTTCTCCACCTACGCGATGGTCGGTCCCATCGTCTACCTCGCCATGCCGCTGTTGACAGGACTACTCCTCGACCACAGCAGCTGGCGGCTCGTGGCGGCGGTCTGGGCTCTGAGCGGGCTGGTCATACTCATGGCGTCGCGCAAGTACCTGCCTCGGACGGAGGACTCGGGCGACTCGCGCGAGTTGCTCACCCCGGCATTGGCTGGTGTGTTGTTGATGGCGGCCGTCCAGTTCTTGAGCGCGGCGAACCGGGACGGTTTGCTCTCGGCCGGCGCCCTCGTCCGGTTGGGCATGACAGTGATCGCGTTCGCCGCGTTGGCCTGGGCTCTGCGCCGCACAGAATCCCCGTCCCTGTCGCTGGCGGCGCTGGAACAGGGCGGAATGTTCCTCCTGCTGATCATTGTCATCCTCATGTCGTTCGCGAACCTGTGGTTCTACATGACCGTCGGACTCCAGTACATCTACGGCCTCAACGCCCTGCAGACCGCGGTCGCGCTGCTGCCCGCTCAGGCGGCAGCCATCGTCGGAGCGGTGATCACCCGATGGCTTCTTCGGGAGCGCGGCATCACTGTCGCCGGTTCCGTCATGCTCCTGGGGCTGGCGGTGAGCCTGCTCCTCAGCGCTCTGATCAGTCCTGGATCGCCGATGTGGGTCCTGGTCCTGGTGACCGGGCTCTACGCTGTCGCCTCCGTCGGGGCAGGCATCCCACTGACCAACGCCGTGATGGACCTGGCTCCCCCGGGCGAGGACGGCAGTGCGTCCGCCTTCCGCAGTGCCGCTGGCAACATCGGCGGTGCCGTCGGGGTGATCGTGATGTCCACGATCGTGTTCAACACCTTCTCCGCCTCTCTGTCGAGCACGCTGGAGAGCGAGGGCCTGACGTCGCCGCAGTCTGTCCAGATCGCTGAGAGCATCCGTGAGGGCGTGACATCCGAGAACGTCGCGGCCAACTACGCGGTACCGGTCGAGCAGGTGGAACAGATCGCGGACGCGCAGCGCGACGCCATGGTCGACGGCCTGCGCGCACACGGAGTCAGCGGAGCCGCGTTCACCGGCGTCTGCTTGGTGGTATTCCTTTGGTCCCGAAGACGGTTCCCGCACGATTCCGCCGCGTCAGCGACATGA
- a CDS encoding DUF3618 domain-containing protein: MSDASDAVVPVAPTGVEKKPSPEVVKGQPQPVQRSIAEIESDMEATRARLAATLGELKVAAQPKTILNRQAEKVKGFYVDEYGAVRIDHVAITVGVVVGVIVLRRTWRRVTS; encoded by the coding sequence ATGTCTGATGCGTCCGATGCTGTGGTGCCCGTTGCGCCCACCGGAGTCGAGAAGAAGCCGTCGCCGGAGGTCGTGAAGGGGCAGCCGCAGCCGGTTCAGCGCTCGATCGCGGAGATCGAGTCGGACATGGAGGCCACCCGCGCCCGGCTCGCAGCCACGCTGGGCGAGTTGAAGGTGGCCGCGCAACCCAAGACGATCCTCAACCGCCAGGCCGAGAAGGTGAAGGGCTTCTACGTCGATGAGTACGGTGCCGTGCGCATCGACCACGTCGCCATCACCGTCGGCGTGGTCGTCGGCGTCATCGTCCTGCGACGCACGTGGAGGCGGGTCACCAGCTGA
- a CDS encoding YihY/virulence factor BrkB family protein gives MSEDDDAFYEPWRDPDRDYAATPPPTSHTGAAGRVENVVLGVGRLVDRAQSRFAPVAFGYAVFKKYADDEGSRLAALLAYYFFLSIFPLAIGGYAILRTIADNNPDLINQLVEQVVPPEYQEQIIASYDTLPSGGAALAIALIGLLIAGTGGAFALYAMVNQVFCVPYRFRYGFGPRYLRVLLTLLLIGIGVVVIAGTSLLIGQYVPGSLQGLASSVITFAVVAGILFAAPKILTRRHVHSAEVVVGAVAGALVFTAILALAGFITGRTLANSSAIYGAMTTVVAFISVLFLASNAIVFCYEASVVWAWRLWPRGVDINNLFPADERAYALLSLMDERMPSQRNGIYFDAHGHEDDRRPELEALMRRPEGVPRSPYDVPPDDSEG, from the coding sequence GTGAGCGAGGACGACGACGCGTTCTACGAGCCGTGGCGCGACCCCGACCGGGACTACGCGGCCACGCCGCCCCCCACCTCCCACACCGGCGCCGCCGGCCGTGTGGAGAACGTGGTCCTGGGGGTCGGGCGGCTGGTGGACAGGGCGCAGTCCCGGTTCGCGCCGGTGGCCTTCGGGTACGCGGTCTTCAAGAAGTACGCCGACGACGAGGGCAGCCGGCTGGCGGCGCTGCTGGCCTACTACTTCTTCCTGAGCATCTTCCCGCTGGCCATCGGTGGTTATGCCATCCTGCGCACCATCGCGGACAACAACCCCGACCTCATCAACCAGCTGGTCGAGCAGGTCGTGCCACCGGAGTACCAGGAGCAGATCATTGCCTCCTACGACACGCTGCCCAGCGGCGGGGCGGCGCTGGCGATCGCGCTCATCGGTCTTCTCATCGCCGGTACCGGGGGCGCATTCGCGCTCTATGCCATGGTCAACCAGGTCTTCTGCGTGCCGTACCGCTTCCGTTACGGTTTCGGCCCACGTTACCTGCGGGTCCTGCTGACGCTGCTGCTCATCGGGATCGGGGTGGTCGTCATCGCCGGCACATCCCTGCTGATCGGGCAGTACGTCCCCGGCAGCTTGCAGGGACTGGCCAGTTCGGTGATCACGTTCGCGGTGGTGGCGGGGATTCTGTTCGCCGCGCCCAAGATCCTGACACGTCGGCACGTGCACTCCGCGGAAGTCGTCGTCGGGGCTGTGGCCGGTGCGCTCGTGTTTACCGCGATCCTGGCGCTGGCCGGCTTCATCACCGGCCGGACGCTCGCCAATTCCTCGGCCATATACGGCGCGATGACGACGGTGGTGGCCTTCATCTCGGTGCTGTTCCTGGCGTCCAACGCGATCGTCTTCTGCTACGAGGCCTCCGTGGTCTGGGCGTGGCGCCTGTGGCCGCGCGGCGTCGACATCAACAACCTGTTCCCAGCAGACGAGCGGGCGTACGCATTGTTGTCGCTGATGGACGAGCGGATGCCCTCGCAGCGCAACGGCATCTACTTCGACGCCCACGGGCATGAGGACGACCGGCGGCCGGAGCTGGAGGCGTTGATGCGCCGCCCGGAGGGTGTGCCGCGATCACCGTACGACGTGCCGCCGGACGATTCCGAGGGGTAA